The Bactrocera dorsalis isolate Fly_Bdor chromosome 2, ASM2337382v1, whole genome shotgun sequence region AATTGGAGTTAAAATTTCTCAGTCGAACGGCGAACACACAAAAGGCTCACCTGTGGTGTGTGTCTTCATGTGGTTGGTTAGAGTACTCTGCTGTCGAAATTGCATGGAACAAAAGGAACAGGCATATGGCTTATCACCGGTATGGATCTTTTTGTGATTGGTTAAAGTGGCCAGTTGACTGAAGGACTTGTCACATGTGTCACATTTATACGGCTTGGGATCGATGTGTGTCCGCTCATGGTTATGTAGTGTACTTAGTTGTGGGAAACGTCTTTTGCATACATTGCACTGATACGGTTTGACCAGCTCCTCGGCCTGCGGTGAGCTGTAGCTACCAGTATAAAGGGTTTTTGTTATGGATCGATTTTGATAGTCTACCATTTGATTTTGAGCCAATTTCGAATTGCGATGATTTAGTTTATTACCCGGCTGATAATTCAACAATGAGGTTGGGGTACTCGATtctgtaataaaattttgaaattgcagTTATTCGGTTGTGTGGATATAAAATGTTTAACCTTTATGTGTCTTGATGTGGTTGATTAGTGTACTTTGTTGGCGAAAATCTTTTGCGCATATAGAACATGTGAACGGTTTTTCGCCAGTATGAATTTTCACATGATTGGTGAGCGTTGAAATTTGGCGGAAGGCTCGATCGCAATGCTTACACTTGTACGGCCGCTCATCGGTATGGATTTTCATATGATTGCGCAAAGTAGTTAACTGTCGAAATTTATTCTTGCAGACGTGGCATTCCTTCTTCTTCCGCGGATCGTCGACTTTCACCTCAATCGGTTCGGGTTCCGGAACCTCCACTTTCGTGGGCGGCACTGGTGTTGGATTCGGTGTATTTGTTGTAGAAATATCAAGTAGATGTACCAGCGGATGTTGCGGGTGTAGCATAGCCTGATGCGTTGGATGTTGTATAGCTTGTACAGCAGTCAATTGATGCAATGTAAATGGTGTACTGCCCGTCGCTATGGTAGTCTGCTGCTGTACTGTGGTGGGCGTGCCACCATGCGTTGATATTTGCGGTGGCGGGTAATGTTGGTAGTTAGCCATTGCAGTGGCGTGGTTGAGGTGCATCTTTCATGAGGTATCGTAGAAAATCgatagtttaaatttttattgtctgCGTTCGAAGTACAAATTCATAAAATGCctacaaaaattcaattaaaaacaattattaaacaCCAGAGGACGCTGCGGTAGTTTTTTCTCACCGTTCAATTGTTATTTTAGGCTGTCTGCAATGGGCAACGTGCCACCCGTTTCCAGCTTCACTTATTCAcagtaaaaacacaaaaactacaCTTGGAAAACACATTATATTACTCTGCTTGATATATTTTACACTTCTTTTATGTGAAATTGCATTTTGCATGGATTATTTTTCGAATTGTATAAAAATCGACGCTCAAGgatgaaaaattttcaagaaaagaaaacaaaccaGCTGGGTTGGTCAGTGTCAAGCtatcaaaacaaaattgacAGTTGGCAGTGTTGCAGTTTCCAGTTGGATAGCGTGGCTTTTATGGTGAAAAACCTGAAAATGTGCTGCCTTATCGGCTAGGTAGATATTGTTACTGTATGTTTCAAGCGTTTGTACTTATAAATCATATAGTAAAAACAGTTTCAAAATTATATCCAAATCTGCTTTAATAtgggcaaaatattttttaatcaacaaAGTTCTTTTTAGCAAAAACGGGTATGTGTACCAATTGGAAAATAGTATGGCAACACGCATTAGTACAAAACAATACCAACCCTGATTGGAAAGTGGTGACATTTTAAATGCTGCATTTTCAATTGTCAAATTTCTGTTGTCTAATGTTTtgtaaatgaataaatttctgtttattcATCAAAGACGGCGCTGgtttacaaaaattcaatatttcgcTTTAATAGACATCTGTCTactacaacaaaattaaaagtgatGAGCAATAAAGACGAAGCCGGGCCGTCAAAAAAGCCAAATGAACAAAATCATCCGCCCCGAAGTGATAGTACGGAACGTGAGGAAGTTGCACCAAGCCCAAGTAGTAAGTTTCCGGCAACAATTTTAAAGcggataatatacatatttctactGTTTCGATTGtgtaaacaaaagaaaagaaaacaatgctCGCCTTCATTTATTCAAGGCCTTGATTTGTTCTTAACTTTTATCTGCGGAGTTGTATTGCAAAGTGAAAGTTCAACCAAATGCATCTCTGCGTTTGAGATGCCATGCGACCGGTTTCTAACCATCCGTGGTCAGACGCACTAGTGTATACAAAAACCGAAACCACTTAATTGGTACAGTAGGGTTAAAAACGTACTAATTTGTTTGGGGAACACAAATAAACTTGTCAACCAGTCGtcactttggtatataataGTATCGCAattataaaccattttttttttaattatgaaccAAATGCCATaagtatttatttcttatttaatgcGACTTGACTTGTTAACGATTAACATATGTAATTCGAATCTAACAAACGGCCTAAttcaattttcaacaaaaaccaCTTAAGAACTACACACTAATAATCTGCCCTTGGGTTTAAACCACTGGGCTAaatgtttactattttattatattattttatgataccctgaacagggcatATGCATtcgtatgtatctatgtacgtacatatgtagtttgCCAATGAAGTTTGGGCCATTTCCggagaaattgtttagatcggactactacagcatataaatacatacatacatacatatgtacatacatacatatgtacatacatacatagttgccatacaaactgaagaatCGAAATCAAGCTCTTATTAGAAAAACTTGATGTTAGGTCATTTTAGAAAACGTgttttcttgcttttgtttattaaatatttctaaaatatgtacagattgttttaaatattatcattttttttaggTGTGTTGGAATCTATTCGGGCAAATTTGACCCACTTGTTCTCCAGGCTTTCTGTGCATCAAGAACCACCGGCTGGGGTGAAATTagattatatttcaaattataaaacttgtaaaagctaatttattctttaatatttaggTAATTCCAAATTTAACGTTTGATGGATTTCTGCAACACTGGAAAGATcatggatttaaaaaaattattactttagTTGGAGCGGGTATATCAACATGTAAGTTTAAAtggttattatttgttgtttttttttctttcttaactttcatattctttataataattagttttccaaatatttattattattttcttttaataaaaaacaaatcataattttaaataaaaaaattataaattattatctaaacacacaatttatttattttttttattgttttagctGCGGGCATACCGGACTTTCGAACTCCTGGAACGGGACTTTACGACAACTTAAAGAAATATGATCTACCACATCCAACCGATATATTTGAATTGGACTATTTTTTGGACAATCCGAAGCCATTCTTTTCTTTAGCCAAAGAGTTGTACCCTGGACATTTTACACCGACACCAACTCATTATTTCATACGACTTTTAAATGACAAAGGTTTGTTGGTTCGTCATTACACACAGAATATTGACTCCTTGGAACGTATTGCTGGCATACCCGAGGAGAAGATGGTCGAAGCGCATGGCACATTTCACACAAATCATTGTCTTGAATGCACGACATTGTACTCAAAAGAATGGATGAAAGACAAATTATTCACCGATACTTTACCCCTGTGCGACCATTGCGGTGGCATTGTTAAACCCGATATTGTTTTCTTTGGTGAAAATATGCCCGAGAGTTTCTATAATATGCCAACCGAAGATTTCAAGGACTGCGATCTGCTTTTTATTATGGGTACAT contains the following coding sequences:
- the LOC105225745 gene encoding gastrula zinc finger protein XlCGF26.1 yields the protein MHLNHATAMANYQHYPPPQISTHGGTPTTVQQQTTIATGSTPFTLHQLTAVQAIQHPTHQAMLHPQHPLVHLLDISTTNTPNPTPVPPTKVEVPEPEPIEVKVDDPRKKKECHVCKNKFRQLTTLRNHMKIHTDERPYKCKHCDRAFRQISTLTNHVKIHTGEKPFTCSICAKDFRQQSTLINHIKTHKESSTPTSLLNYQPGNKLNHRNSKLAQNQMVDYQNRSITKTLYTGSYSSPQAEELVKPYQCNVCKRRFPQLSTLHNHERTHIDPKPYKCDTCDKSFSQLATLTNHKKIHTGDKPYACSFCSMQFRQQSTLTNHMKTHTTAASNTNAVPTTTTTMAAPHGLNHMTTSSLVAHGEHPPLNNMVHQQLQAEHPLLHFLDSNTTVSTIAKEPFNPNTSRRFKNEADSLMLESPDRPFPCAICRKAFSQQSTLANHIKTHTGEKPYKCKVCESNFRQLSTLNNHLKIHTGEKPYSCSYCPKQFRQKSTLINHVRIHNC
- the LOC105225746 gene encoding NAD-dependent protein deacetylase Sirt2 is translated as MSNKDEAGPSKKPNEQNHPPRSDSTEREEVAPSPSSVLESIRANLTHLFSRLSVHQEPPAGVIPNLTFDGFLQHWKDHGFKKIITLVGAGISTSAGIPDFRTPGTGLYDNLKKYDLPHPTDIFELDYFLDNPKPFFSLAKELYPGHFTPTPTHYFIRLLNDKGLLVRHYTQNIDSLERIAGIPEEKMVEAHGTFHTNHCLECTTLYSKEWMKDKLFTDTLPLCDHCGGIVKPDIVFFGENMPESFYNMPTEDFKDCDLLFIMGTSLEVYPFASLVGYAEPSCLRVLINRNVVGKFTSPVNKRDISYVGDCDDAVWKIAEALGWTAELQALIKKETGQFEKQKTKSVSLKPDSEKSKQTKDKNPK